The Mastomys coucha isolate ucsf_1 unplaced genomic scaffold, UCSF_Mcou_1 pScaffold14, whole genome shotgun sequence genome window below encodes:
- the LOC116088731 gene encoding UDP-glucuronosyltransferase 1-2 isoform X1, whose amino-acid sequence MDTGLHVPLRGLSGLLLLLCALPWAEGEKVLVLPMEGSHWLSLRDVVRELHTRGHQTVVLAPEVTMHIKGDDFFTLKTYAFPYTKEKYQQEILSNSKKGFETQHFVKAFFENIASIKQFLELYSNSCTALLHNETLIQQLNSSSFDVVLTDPIFPCGAVLAKYLQIPAVFFLRSLPCGIDYEATQCPNPSSYIPNLLTMLSDHMTFLQRVKNMLYPLTLKYICQLSIIPYESLASELLQKEVSLVEVLSHASVWLFRGDFVFDYPRPIMPNMVFIGGINCVVKKPLSQEFEAYVNASGEHGIVVFSLGSMVSEIPEKKAMEIAEALGRIPQTVLWRYTGTRPSNLAKNTILVKWLPQNDLLGHPKARAFITHSGSHGIYEGICNGVPMVMMPLFGDQMDNAKRMETRGAGVTLNVLEMTADDLENALKTVINNKSYKENIMRLSSLHKDRPIEPLDLAVFWVEYVMRHKGAPHLRPAAHDLTWYQYHSLDVIGFLLAIVLTVVFIVFKCCAYGCRKCFGGKGRVKKSHKSKTH is encoded by the exons ATGGACACAGGACTGCATGTACCCCTTCGAGGACTCTCAGGACTGCTGCTCCTGCTCTGTGCCCTGCCCTGGGCTGAAGGTGAGAAGGTGCTGGTGTTACCCATGGAGGGGAGCCACTGGCTGAGCCTGAGGGATGTTGTGAGGGAGCTCCACACCAGAGGTCACCAGACTGTAGTCCTGGCTCCAGAGGTGACCATGCACATCAAAGGAGATGACTTCTTCACCCTCAAAACCTATGCGTTTCCATATACCAAGGAAAAATATCAGCAAGAAATACTAAGCAACTCTAAGAAGGGCTTTGAAACACAACATTTTGTAAAAGCCTTTTTTGAAAATATAGCatctataaaacaatttttagagcTCTACTCAAATTCATGTACAGCTCTATTGCACAATGAGACCCTGATCCAGCAACTGAATTCCAGTTCCTTCGATGTGGTCTTAACAGACCCCATTTTCCCCTGTGGAGCAGTACTGGCCAAGTACCTACAGATTCCTGCTGTGTTTTTTCTGCGTTCTCTTCCCTGTGGCATAGACTATGAGGCCACACAGTGTCCAAATCCTTCCTCTTATATTCCGAACCTACTCACAATGCTTTCTGACCACATGACCTTCCTGCAAAGGGTCAAGAACATGCTGTACCCTCTGACCTTGAAGTACATTTGCCAATTATCAATCATTCCCTATGAAAGCCTCGCCTCTGAGCTTTTGCAGAAAGAAGTGTCATTAGTGGAGGTTCTCAGCCATGCATCGGTATGGCTGTTCCGAGGGGACTTTGTGTTCGACTACCCCAGGCCCATCATGCCTAACATGGTCTTCATTGGGGGCATAAACTGTGTTGTCAAGAAGCCGCTCTCTCAG GAATTCGAAGCCTATGTCAATGCCTCTGGAGAACATGGCATCGTGGTTTTCTCTTTGGGATCCATGGTCTCAGAGATTCCAGAGAAGAAAGCCATGGAAATCGCTGAAGCTTTGGGCAGAATTCCTCAGACG GTCCTGTGGCGCTACACCGGAACTCGACCATCGAATCTTGCAAAGAACACAATTCTTGTCAAATGGCTACCCCAAAATGATCTGCTTG GCCATCCAAAGGCTCGGGCGTTCATTACACACTCCGGTTCCCATGGTATTTATGAAGGAATATGCAATGGGGTTCCCATGGTGATGATGCCCTTGTTTGGTGATCAGATGGACAATGCCAAGCGCATGGAAACTCGGGGAGCTGGGGTGACCTTGAATGTCCTTGAAATGACTGCTGATGATTTGGAAAATGCCCTTAAAACTGTCATCAATAACAAGAG CTACAAGGAGAACATCATGCGCCTCTCCAGCCTTCACAAGGACCGTCCTATAGAGCCTCTGGACCTGGCTGTGTTCTGGGTAGAGTACGTGATGAGGCACAAGGGGGCGCCACACCTGCGTCCGGCCGCCCATGACCTCACCTGGTATCAGTACCACTCCTTGGATGTGATTGGCTTCCTCCTGGCCATCGTGTTGACAGTGGTCTTCATTGTCTTTAAATGTTGTGCCTATGGCTGCCGGAAATGCTTTGGGGGAAAAGGGCGAGTGAAGAAATCACACAAATCCAAGACCCATTGA
- the Dnajb3 gene encoding dnaJ homolog subfamily B member 3 — protein sequence MVDYYEVLGVPRQASAEAIRKAYRKLALKWHPDKNPEHKEEAERRFKQVAQAYEVLSDARRREVYDRCGEVGEVGGGGAAGSPFHDAFQYVFSFRDPAEVFREFFGGHDPFSFDFFGDPLENFFGDRRSTRGSRSRGPFSTSFTEFPGFGGGFASLDTGFTSFGSPGNSGLSSFSMSCGGGAAGNYKSVSTSTEIINGKKITTKRIVENGQERVEVEEDGELKSLIINGKEQLLRIDTQ from the coding sequence ATGGTGGACTACTACGAGGTGCTGGGCGTGCCGCGGCAGGCCTCGGCCGAGGCCATCCGCAAGGCATACCGCAAGCTTGCCCTCAAGTGGCACCCGGACAAGAACCCCGAGCACAAGGAGGAGGCCGAGAGGCGGTTCAAGCAGGTGGCGCAGGCCTACGAGGTCTTATCGGACGCCCGCAGGCGCGAGGTGTACGACCGCTGCGGCGAAGTGGGCGAGGTGGGAGGAGGCGGCGCGGCGGGCAGCCCATTCCACGACGCCTTCCAGTATGTCTTCTCCTTCCGAGACCCCGCCGAGGTCTTCAGGGAGTTCTTCGGGGGCCACGACCCTTTCTCCTTCGACTTCTTCGGAGACCCGCTTGAGAACTTTTTTGGGGACCGGAGGAGCACCCGTGGAAGCAGAAGCCGAGGGCCCTTCTCTACCTCCTTTACCGAATTCCCAGGGTTTGGGGGTGGCTTCGCTTCGTTAGATACTGGATTCACATCCTTCGGCTCTCCAGGAAACTCaggcctttcttctttctccatgtcctgcGGCGGTGGGGCAGCAGGCAACTACAAGTCCGTGTCAACCTCCACCGAAATAATTAACGGCAAAAAAATCACCACCAAGAGAATCGTTGAGAATGGTCAGGAAAGGGTGGAagtggaagaagatggagagtTAAAGTCCCTGATAATTAATGGCAAAGAGCAGCTGCTTCGCATCGATACTCAGTAA
- the LOC116088731 gene encoding UDP-glucuronosyltransferase 1-1 isoform X5 produces the protein MIRRTKDELGERDFDSGCHRKKENVTATLVELGRSAFDQDPFLVRVVKIYKKVKRDSSMLLSGCSHLLHNAEFMASLEESHFDALLTDPFLPCGSIVAQYLALPAVYFLNALPCSLDSEATQCPIPLSYVPKSMSFNTDRMNFLQRVKNVLLALSENFLCRVVYSPYGSLATEILQKEVTVKDLLSPASIWLMRNDFVKDYPRPIMPNMVFIGGINCLQKKPLSQEFEAYVNASGEHGIVVFSLGSMVSEIPEKKAMEIAEALGRIPQTVLWRYTGTRPSNLAKNTILVKWLPQNDLLGHPKARAFITHSGSHGIYEGICNGVPMVMMPLFGDQMDNAKRMETRGAGVTLNVLEMTADDLENALKTVINNKSYKENIMRLSSLHKDRPIEPLDLAVFWVEYVMRHKGAPHLRPAAHDLTWYQYHSLDVIGFLLAIVLTVVFIVFKCCAYGCRKCFGGKGRVKKSHKSKTH, from the exons ATGATACGAAGAACAAAGGACGAGTTAGGGGAGAGAGACTTTGACTCTGGCTGCCATAGAAAA AAGGAAAATGTGACAGCTACTTTAGTGGAACTTGGGCGGAGTGCCTTTGATCAAGATCCTTTTCTGGTGCGTGTGGTCAAAATATACAAGAAAGTCAAAAGGGATTCCAGTATGCTCCTGTctggctgctcccatctgctGCACAATGCCGAGTTTATGGCCTCTCTGGAAGAAAGCCACTTTGATGCTCTGCTGACAGaccctttccttccctgtggCTCCATTGTGGCCCAGTACCTGGCTCTGCCTGCTGTCTACTTCTTGAATGCATTGCCATGCAGCCTAGATTCAGAAGCTACCCAATGCCCCATTCCATTGTCCTACGTGCCCAAGAGTATGTCTTTCAACACAGATCGCATGAACTTCCTACAGCGAGTGAAGAACGTGCTCCTTGCTTTGTCAGAGAATTTTCTATGCAGAGTGGTTTATTCCCCCTATGGGTCACTTGCCACTGAAATCTTACAGAAAGAGGTGACTGTCAAGGACCTTCTGAGCCCTGCGTCTATCTGGCTGATGAGAAATGACTTTGTGAAAGATTACCCCAGGCCCATCATGCCCAACATGGTATTTATTGGTGGGATAAACTGCCTTCAGAAAAAGCCCCTATCCCAG GAATTCGAAGCCTATGTCAATGCCTCTGGAGAACATGGCATCGTGGTTTTCTCTTTGGGATCCATGGTCTCAGAGATTCCAGAGAAGAAAGCCATGGAAATCGCTGAAGCTTTGGGCAGAATTCCTCAGACG GTCCTGTGGCGCTACACCGGAACTCGACCATCGAATCTTGCAAAGAACACAATTCTTGTCAAATGGCTACCCCAAAATGATCTGCTTG GCCATCCAAAGGCTCGGGCGTTCATTACACACTCCGGTTCCCATGGTATTTATGAAGGAATATGCAATGGGGTTCCCATGGTGATGATGCCCTTGTTTGGTGATCAGATGGACAATGCCAAGCGCATGGAAACTCGGGGAGCTGGGGTGACCTTGAATGTCCTTGAAATGACTGCTGATGATTTGGAAAATGCCCTTAAAACTGTCATCAATAACAAGAG CTACAAGGAGAACATCATGCGCCTCTCCAGCCTTCACAAGGACCGTCCTATAGAGCCTCTGGACCTGGCTGTGTTCTGGGTAGAGTACGTGATGAGGCACAAGGGGGCGCCACACCTGCGTCCGGCCGCCCATGACCTCACCTGGTATCAGTACCACTCCTTGGATGTGATTGGCTTCCTCCTGGCCATCGTGTTGACAGTGGTCTTCATTGTCTTTAAATGTTGTGCCTATGGCTGCCGGAAATGCTTTGGGGGAAAAGGGCGAGTGAAGAAATCACACAAATCCAAGACCCATTGA
- the LOC116088731 gene encoding UDP-glucuronosyltransferase 1-1 isoform X2, with the protein MTVMWSSRSLLLLPYLLLCAFGPSASRAGKLLVFPIDGSHWLSMLGVIQQLQQKGHEIVVIAPEASIHIKEGSSYTLRKYPVPFQKENVTATLVELGRSAFDQDPFLVRVVKIYKKVKRDSSMLLSGCSHLLHNAEFMASLEESHFDALLTDPFLPCGSIVAQYLALPAVYFLNALPCSLDSEATQCPIPLSYVPKSMSFNTDRMNFLQRVKNVLLALSENFLCRVVYSPYGSLATEILQKEVTVKDLLSPASIWLMRNDFVKDYPRPIMPNMVFIGGINCLQKKPLSQEFEAYVNASGEHGIVVFSLGSMVSEIPEKKAMEIAEALGRIPQTVLWRYTGTRPSNLAKNTILVKWLPQNDLLGHPKARAFITHSGSHGIYEGICNGVPMVMMPLFGDQMDNAKRMETRGAGVTLNVLEMTADDLENALKTVINNKSYKENIMRLSSLHKDRPIEPLDLAVFWVEYVMRHKGAPHLRPAAHDLTWYQYHSLDVIGFLLAIVLTVVFIVFKCCAYGCRKCFGGKGRVKKSHKSKTH; encoded by the exons ATGACTGTGATGTGGAGCTCACGTTCGCTTCTGCTTCTTCCATACCTTCTGTTGTGTGCGTTTGGTCCCTCTGCATCCCGTGCTGGGAAGCTGTTAGTGTTCCCTATTGATGGCAGTCACTGGCTGAGTATGCTTGGAGTTATTCAGCAGCTCCAGCAGAAGGGGCACGAAATTGTGGTCATAGCACCTGAAGCCTCAATACACATAAAAGAAGGATCATCTTACACTCTGAGGAAGTACCCTGTGCCATTCCAGAAGGAAAATGTGACAGCTACTTTAGTGGAACTTGGGCGGAGTGCCTTTGATCAAGATCCTTTTCTGGTGCGTGTGGTCAAAATATACAAGAAAGTCAAAAGGGATTCCAGTATGCTCCTGTctggctgctcccatctgctGCACAATGCCGAGTTTATGGCCTCTCTGGAAGAAAGCCACTTTGATGCTCTGCTGACAGaccctttccttccctgtggCTCCATTGTGGCCCAGTACCTGGCTCTGCCTGCTGTCTACTTCTTGAATGCATTGCCATGCAGCCTAGATTCAGAAGCTACCCAATGCCCCATTCCATTGTCCTACGTGCCCAAGAGTATGTCTTTCAACACAGATCGCATGAACTTCCTACAGCGAGTGAAGAACGTGCTCCTTGCTTTGTCAGAGAATTTTCTATGCAGAGTGGTTTATTCCCCCTATGGGTCACTTGCCACTGAAATCTTACAGAAAGAGGTGACTGTCAAGGACCTTCTGAGCCCTGCGTCTATCTGGCTGATGAGAAATGACTTTGTGAAAGATTACCCCAGGCCCATCATGCCCAACATGGTATTTATTGGTGGGATAAACTGCCTTCAGAAAAAGCCCCTATCCCAG GAATTCGAAGCCTATGTCAATGCCTCTGGAGAACATGGCATCGTGGTTTTCTCTTTGGGATCCATGGTCTCAGAGATTCCAGAGAAGAAAGCCATGGAAATCGCTGAAGCTTTGGGCAGAATTCCTCAGACG GTCCTGTGGCGCTACACCGGAACTCGACCATCGAATCTTGCAAAGAACACAATTCTTGTCAAATGGCTACCCCAAAATGATCTGCTTG GCCATCCAAAGGCTCGGGCGTTCATTACACACTCCGGTTCCCATGGTATTTATGAAGGAATATGCAATGGGGTTCCCATGGTGATGATGCCCTTGTTTGGTGATCAGATGGACAATGCCAAGCGCATGGAAACTCGGGGAGCTGGGGTGACCTTGAATGTCCTTGAAATGACTGCTGATGATTTGGAAAATGCCCTTAAAACTGTCATCAATAACAAGAG CTACAAGGAGAACATCATGCGCCTCTCCAGCCTTCACAAGGACCGTCCTATAGAGCCTCTGGACCTGGCTGTGTTCTGGGTAGAGTACGTGATGAGGCACAAGGGGGCGCCACACCTGCGTCCGGCCGCCCATGACCTCACCTGGTATCAGTACCACTCCTTGGATGTGATTGGCTTCCTCCTGGCCATCGTGTTGACAGTGGTCTTCATTGTCTTTAAATGTTGTGCCTATGGCTGCCGGAAATGCTTTGGGGGAAAAGGGCGAGTGAAGAAATCACACAAATCCAAGACCCATTGA